From Platichthys flesus chromosome 7, fPlaFle2.1, whole genome shotgun sequence:
GTCGGCGGCATGGTGACCGGACAGCAAATGGTCACGTGACACAAAGCTCACAGGTTTGATGCCACCTTTTTCGTCTTCACTTGTTCATTTTTcctccttcaccccccccccttgtccctctctctctctccgtccctcagGTGCGTCTCCTCTTGACTCCTCCCGGACTCGCAGGGTTGGAAGACGACAGCAGTTTCTCAGCCGcacggctcctcttcctcttctccgcCTCcttcgctcctcctcctccacctgccccTCCTTCGCTCCCTCCTTTCTCcttgtctcgctctctctccttgtcCCGGCTGCTGCTCGTTCGCTCGGACATCTTCACCGACGAGTTGCtgcctgaagaggaggagacaacgAGACAGATTCAGATTCACTGAACACTCCACACTGAACCTTGTGACCGAGGCTCCTTTAGGTTCGATACCTTCTTCATGTGTCGCTGGAggttctctctccatcctgaactcatctctgctctcctcctccgagCCCAGCttccctacacacacaaacatacagaaacacacacaaacacacacacaaacagttaacAGTGATAAAGACAgttcagtttcatttaattaaaaacattgagtataaaaaatgacttgtttgTAGAAGAGTTTGAGAacgactcactaatgacaaggaataactCTGAAGtatcaacacaggacaagagaacacaacaatacaaacacacaactttactttataataatttataagagaacacaacaatacaaacacacaactttactttataataatttataagagaacacaacaatacaaacacacaactttactttataataatttataagagaacacaacattacaaactAAAAATACTTCACTTAAACCGATGctaaatacttatatttattcatgtggTATAATAATTCAACTTAATTTAAGTTGCTGCTCGTGTTCATCGTGAAACAGCCATGATGTCACTAAATGACCCGAGTGTTAATGATGTCACACATGACATCATGTCTCACCTTCTTTCACTTCctggatgatgtcatcaggcagAGAGAAactcttctctgtgtttggaAATGGTAAAATCTCCGACTCGTgctgcaacagacacacacacacacacacacacagacacacacagggtcagataaagtcctcaaagtgctgagcacagacacatggtgtgtgtgtcctcaccagAGCCTGCATGTCGTACATGGTCCCCAGATGGTCCCagatgacagaggaggagacctgGCGTCCGATGTTCTGACTGAACTTGTCTCGGATGCAGATCATGTGGAAGTGACGGTTCACACCTGAAGGGTTCAAACAGACGGTCAACCACTTCCTCCTCAACCCGCTCACACCCGTTAGTTCTGTGACTCGgttcatcaacacaaacacaaggtcaCAATTTATTCATTTCAGATTCTCAGCCGTCGCTTCAGGAGGCGTCTGATTGGCTCCAGACTCATCCTGCAGGACGACCACGAGCACCAATCACAGACTGTATaaagtctccacttcctctcgaAGCTAAAATGTCTCCGATTCAGGCGCCGCCATCTCACGGTTTGGACGTCATGTGGAGTAGTGGAGCCGCATTATCGAGTTCCCGCCCATTCACCAGACCGGCCAATCAGGggacagtctcagctgtcaatcatgcaACTGAAAAAGTTTTTATATCATCGGAAATCAAAAGCTTGAACAagctgtgaataaagatggacgacatgacggctcccaaaagtgaagccaaatcatctggatcaagccccgcctcctccatgttagcagatgggacatggcctaaataaaaaaggattcaAAGTAGACGTTATGTAAATGGTGAATTTGAGGTCGTTCTTATCTcagtgatgtttgttcaagttttcatgtttctgatcagtttagTTTGAATTAGTTATCTGATGATAATAAATGGGGCTGGGgcgttatgattgacagctgagacacaagatggcagcgttcgaaTCCTCAGATGTTTTGGCATCACTTGTGTCCAGCGAGAGGAAGATGGGATCCTGTAGATCCCTCACTGTGGTTTTCCAGTGATCTGATTGGTTGCTGACGGATATTTACATCTTATCTCAaccttaaaggtccagtgtgtaagatttaggtgaaggaTCGATCGGCAGAAATCGAATATCAAATAATTCTAGTCATGTTTAATTGGTGTGTTTtctctaaattatacaaatagttgatttctttaccctagaatgggcacttcatatttacatacttcatatttacatacttcatatttacatcaggggcaggtcctctctacggaggcagccatgttttttttttaccgtagcccagactggacaaactaaagcTTTTGAGTTTCTATGATAACTGCAGTGTTCATTTATCGAAGGTCTTCAACTCGTATCTGCTGGTTCAGCAGATTGTCCATCAAAGACAAGAACAGCTGGTCCGTCCTCGTCATGGTCTGACCCCAGATCAGAGAGACGTGTGAACCTCTGAGCCTGTGAGGAGAACTCACAGATCCCCAGTCAGGCCACTCGACTGACAGGATCTCTTACACAATAACATGTCTCTATAAATGATCTGGTTACTGTCTTTGTATGGCTGTTTATATGACGTCCTCCACTGACCTGAGTCTGTTGATCTGAGTCTGTTGACCTGTGTCTGTTGACCTGAGTCTGTTGACCTGAGTCTGTTGATCTGAGTCTGTTGACCTGTGTCTGTTGACCTGTGTCTGTTGACCTGTGTCTGTtgtgaatgtgactgtgaaCAGAGCAAACTGTAAATCAATTGTTCTCCTTGGGATCAATTTAGTTCTGAATCCGAAGTGAAACTGGTTTCTCGGACTCGGGTCCCAGCACATTCTGCTGGGACCCACTGGTTCTTTAAACTTCTATGGACCGAGCAGTTCGAACTGGTCCTGACTTCAGGAGGATTGAACCAGAACACGTCACAGTTGTTTTCAAGTTGTGTTTCCAGCTGGTTCCGGTCACCGTCACTAACCAGCTCCGACCGGCTCGAAGCAGCGGAACTACCCGGGGCTCCGCAGTGTGCCCCGGGGCCCCTCGGGAGCCTGTCCCCGGTCCTCGGGCTGTGGagcccagcagctccagcagctaacatgctaacatgctaacggcTCTTACCCACGGGCTTGTGTCCGATCATCGCGTGGAACAGGCAGACCTCCACCTCGTGGCTCCACACCACCGAGTCCTCCCCGGGGACCAGCGCCGAGTCCGGGGGCTTCTCATCGGTCTGATTCAGCGTCACGTCCGCCTCCCCCATCTTCAGCGCGGAGGAACCACACGGAGCAGAGACGAGTTCGATTCCAGAACCTTTGTTCCGCCTGACCCACCGCCGGATGTACGGCTGCGTTTCCGGTTAGTGGCTATTTTTCGGATTAAAAGTCTAATGCAGTGAAACACCCCCAGATAATTGATTACACCAGAAAACTACTCaataaaaacaggttgaaaaGAATGATAATAATACTGCTACTTATAAAAAAGAATGATaagaataaaatacacacagctcATTTATTATTCTActctcttcttgttcttcttcacaTCCTTCTTATTCGTAttcttattaatattaataataaaatatataaatatacacacacatactttcttctttttattattatcaatacaaataatagaaaaaatatacaCGACTAATTTCTCcatctgcttctttttcttcttatcaTTATAAGTagcaataataatacattttgggCATAATTACTGATGAGAAAACTTCTggttattacaaaataaaagcataaaactaaatatttcagTAATGAACTAACAAAGgaccaataaatatatttttatttatctgcctCGAACTATTAAATAATCAATTATACTTATATATGATAGATTATCTGACTTCTGAATTTGATGTCAATATTTGAGGCTTTTGAGGAAATTatctagcctggatgccagacgaatttagcccctcccacaacatttttggtcgggcagttctgactagaattgtgagtctgaaaACGTCAGGCTAGAAATtatcttgaatcttgaacaaATTTAAATTGTAATCAGTAAAGTGATGTTTAATCTgcaaacttttttattttgttgttaaatATCAAAAACAGCACTGAAATCAGAAGGAGACTCCATTTtccaaacacaagcaaatacaTAGTGTGAATATTGAGCTGGAGTGTTTGGACCCAACCAGATTTGGAATCCATTCTGTCTGCCTCGGTCTTTTCTCCTCTTCGTCCTGGACATGAAGAGAAAACGTGGTTCTATTTAAATGTGGAGTTCCTCAGGGATCAATTCTAGCTCCTCTGTATTTCTCTAGGATTTCATTTTAGACATGGAATTTAAGTGCCCATCTAAAAACCATAAATGTTGAACTTTCCATGTGTAATGTTTCAAGCACATCACATGATCTGATCCCACACTGATCTTAGGTGTGCTCCTTCAATATGAATATCAGAGTGCTGCTCAGGATGATGGGAAAACTTGATGTGTGAGTCAAAGAATGAGGCGGAGTCAGAGTTCTGCTTCTATATGGTGAACAAAACACCCAAAAGGTTTATTGCAAATAAAATAGATACAGTCGGGGCCATAAAACGACCTCCTGCACAAATACAACCAGAGAGAAGAAACATTTCAGGAACATTATATTCAACATGAAGAGATACTGAGCGTCACCGAGCTGAACATGTGTGActctttcattttgtcttttttttttaacatgaaaatacaaaactcTTAATAAAGCATCAACATCAATAACATGAAGAATCTTAATGTGAAGCTAATTACATCCAAACGTTTGTCAAGCAACTAAAAACTTAAAGATCTGCACTGTTCAAAAATCTGTCAGTAGACGTGAGACGTCTCTTGATGGTTTCtgtgacacacaacagatgATTGCACAAACTGAGAACTCTGTCGATTCTGTGATGAAATCGTTATaaggaaaatgtcagatttcAAGTTCCTAATTTCCCTTTTTGAATTTCAAactattattttgtatttgacgttttccataaaaataaatcatcttaaAGGAACATACTGTAATGGGCCACTCCctttattttttacacaaaGATCATTTTACTGGTCATCGTCATTCCCACTCTGTGAAAACACTGTCTATTgagatgcattctgggaaatgtaaTTTCTGGTGCTCGAGTTGAACTGAGACCAAAAAACGGGATATTTCTGCTTCTGTTAATGTTGATCATTGATTGAATGTGACTTCAAGGATTCACAAAGTTTTATAATGTTGCAGTAAATGTCTGGAGTCGCCCTTTAATATGAAAGTTCTGACTTTTAGCTGTGAATTCAGAAAATCTTCCACAAATTCAGACTTTAATCATCAGAGTGAGGACGTGTAACATCAATGTGAAACTCAGCTCAATGTAACAGAAGCAGTCAATCTGTTGAGTAGATTCAGTTTAAGAGCCCCAAGGTTTCTAATCCGTGTTTGAATCAGATCCATTGATTTCACGTtcagatttttatgttttcattcaatTATCACTGATTTCTCCTTTGCTCTTTGATTATTTTATGCAACAACTCAGTAAAATATCCTTTAACCAGTAGAACGGCAGGTGCAGAGCTAACAAATGAAATTGTCCCTCATTTCGAAACAAGCAGGGAGTGAGTTAGAGAGTGAgagcagggttttgagtgacagctgaaTGTGAAATCATAAGTTCCTGCTTGCAAACCTCAAAGACCACTCTTTAATTTCAGGGTTGAAACTGACAATTATCTGGAGACACATCGATGTAACAGGTTTTGTCCGatgaaggaaataaaacaaaaagtaaatcAGCTTGAAAGAATATAGAGACAGAAAAACTGAAGATCGTCACAGTGAAGAAGCTTCAGAACGGAATGTTGGGATGAAAAATTACTTTTCAAATTTATTCATGAGAAAGAGCAAAAATTCTAATCATGAAAACATCAGATCTGGCgaggctcctccccctcagGCTCCTACATAAATGAGGAGGAGGTTCagtctgactcctcctcctcctcgcctctcAGGCCAGAACGTTAAGAGTGAAACCCCCggctcatgtgtgtgtggttccttCATCAGACGACAGGTGAAGTCGATCTGCAGGAAACAGATGTTGAGTCTGAAACATTCACATCTGGTGATTTgtgtttcagacacaaacacaaatgaatcTTTAAATAGTTTCCATTCcgtttgaaatgaaaactgacaaaTTGATCCATGAGACTTATAAAAACTTTGCCAGAGGTGTTTTATCAAATTAACTGAAACAATCGTCTTCGCTCATAATGTGAAAACTTTAACTAAAAAGAACAAATGGGATTTGACTGTCAGCAGCTTGCTGTTTGGTTAACTGACGATAAAAACTTCACAACagaatcatattttaaatggagctggataaaaataaattacaattttATCATCTTTTTTCACATTCATGTCAACCTCAGATAAATCTGAACAAACCGAGCTCCAGCTCTGACCCTCAGACCATGTGACCCTCTGACCCTCAGACCATGTGACCCTCTGACCCTCAGACCATGTGACCCTCTGACCCTCAGACCATgtgacctgcagctgcagcagcaaacaAGCAAACGACACGGGTTCAATCTGAAGCAGCACAGCTCTGATCAAAGTTTATTTCCTGGTGTGAAGCAGCTGATTCACACCAACACTCAGACATGACGGGTTTACAATCAAAACTTAACCGTTTGTCTTCATCTTAAAACTCTGGCCTTTAACACGAAACAATAACAAACTGAGATAAACGAAACAGAAGACGTGGAGATGAGAAAGCAGAAGGCAGAGTGACGAGCAGccgagaggaaacaggaaacaagaaaagaaagaagcgCTCGCTTCACCCTgtgattctctctcttctcttcaggcTGTGAAAGACGAAAACAAGCGCTCGCTCACTTCCTGGTTCGTCTGAGGCGACAGACTGCGACACACAGGGGccgcgggggggcggggggggccctgtgtgagagcagctgagaggaaacatgagGAAACATGGCAACGAGGCTCGGCTGTTGTAACACAACAACCTTTAATTACACACCGCCACCATGAGCACGACAGCAGCCGGTACCATGGGTTTAAACACGATGGAGacacaagccccccccctccggcAACGAACAGGAAGCTGGAGaggcgggggggtggggcttCAGCGAAATGTGGTGGCAGCAGGCTGGATGacggtgggagggggggggggcaggcagcAGTGGATGTTATTGGTCCTTCTTCTCTGACGAGTCGCCAATAGCCGTcgccggctcctcctcctcgggggGCGTCTCCTCGTacctggaggaagagaagggtgGGGGGATGTCAGTGTGATGACCTCATCGACTGGCAAAGATTTGACCCCGCCCCCTGAGAAAATACTTTGTTCTCACAAATGAACAGATGTAATAACTTCAGACCAACAGACGGAGGGATGAACGCGTGACGTTACGTTTCTACTGATCGGGCTCTTTACCTGCCCAGGTGAGAGGGGGCGGGAGTTAAGAGAGGAGTGGGCGGGGCTTCTACATGGAGTCAGGCTGTGACCGGCGGTGGCGGGGGGAGGAGCCTGTCGCCATTGAGATGGCCTCCATGGAGCTAGCCAGGCTGGCGGGCGAGCCGCTGACCGTCGGGTAGGAAGTGAGTCTGGGAGAGCCGGGGAGAACGACCTCCGACGACTCATAGCTAaccacgaggaggaggaggagacgaggggagGACAGGATGAACgggggaggagagaaataaaaaaagacagaaaggtgaagaaggaggagaggaagagacaagagagaaagaaaaggtgtCAAGTTTTATCTTAAGTTAAAAACTACGACAGTTCCTCTGATGAAGAGGGTGAGAAAGGTGAAGGAGaaaaagggggagagaaggaggtgaaggagcaagaaaaataagagattggggggatgagagggagaagacGAGGTGCAAGCGATGGAGGAGAAGGACGCcacagaggatgaagagatgaggCGAGCTCCCAAAACATCTGATGTAAAGTTTTCCACCTCTAGTTAAAGACACAATTAAAAAGCCGCGTTTTTCATAGGACAGATAATGAACTGTTGAAATCGTGGCTGTGAACTTTaggtccttctcctccttctcctccttctcctccttctcctccttctctctgcgtTTCCTGAATATTAAATACGTAAACGGACGATTCTTTCTTTTCCGACTCTCCCTTCATTTCTTCCATATTCACGTGTTCTGAAACTGAGCAGTTCCATCAGATTTCATGGTTTCTCCGTTTGCAGCTTCTCTCACAAGGCGTTCATTTTGTCACCCGGCTCGACCGTCACCATGTTCGATGCTGTCAGAACTCCGCTCTGCCCTCGTGGCCACAGAGAGGAAGCATGATCGTGTGGGCAGTGGCGGTGACATGTTTCAAACAGACGCATCTTTTTCACCGTCTGAAAACTCTTTCCTGAAGTTTCAGGAATCTGAGCAAACGATTCGGcctcattttgttatttttctgaaaATTTGAGTCTTTGAAGAACAAAACGTGTCTgaaggataaaaaaataaaaatatattttctttcaaaataaaagaatcatcAAAATGACATGACTGTATCGAGAAACTGTAAAaacttattaaaataaaaaggatttgtACGATTTTAAACTTTCCTACGGTCCTTGGATCATTCAagaaacaaattatattattctcctcaaattatttaaaagtaaacCATGTGCAgatgaataaaaccaaacatatgACGTTAGCAGGACATTCCACTGGTCATGTGACGTCACTCACCTGAACATCTCGGTGAGCTCTCCTTTGATCAGAGCCACGACCACGGGGAAGCCGACGCAGGCCGGGACCAGGTAGAGCAGAGCGGGCTGGGACACAGGAGCAAAGACGTGTGAGACCAGtgttcatgggggggggggggggggtcgtggattctgattggctgcagagaTCATACCTGTGCGTGTTTAAAGGTGTGCATGACGAAGATGGTGAGGCCCAGTCCAAAGATGTAGGCCAGGAAGCTGGCGTAGAAATACGTCTTGCTGTTCTTCTTCAGGCTGCAGtttgaataaaactttatttaactacACGGCGACGGGAAGACGTTAACGTGGATAA
This genomic window contains:
- the mrgbp gene encoding MRG/MORF4L-binding protein; the protein is MGEADVTLNQTDEKPPDSALVPGEDSVVWSHEVEVCLFHAMIGHKPVGVNRHFHMICIRDKFSQNIGRQVSSSVIWDHLGTMYDMQALHESEILPFPNTEKSFSLPDDIIQEVKEGKLGSEEESRDEFRMEREPPATHEEGSNSSVKMSERTSSSRDKERERDKEKGGSEGGAGGGGGAKEAEKRKRSRAAEKLLSSSNPASPGGVKRRRT